The Dehalococcoidales bacterium sequence TGCGTCCGTGGCTTTAAGAGGAAGTCCTGCGCTTGCCGTAGGCGGTGAGCCTCATGAAGGTACGCCTCAAGAAGTGCGCTCTCAAGTGTAAGTATGGCAAGAAGAAGGGCAAGTGCGGCTGTAAGAAGAAGCCCGGAAAGAAAAAGTAAACCCCTTCCTAACTTTTATTCATTTCGTCCTCGATGAGTTCATCGATTTGCCCATCCCTGCACTTTCGGTACTTGCCGCTGGAGTCCCTGATGACGCACGCCGGGACGTATTTGAACTTGAAGTCCTTGTCCAATTCCTTACCCAGCTCGGACTCGATGGGAATCTCCTTGATTCTCCCATCCTCCAATGGCCTCTTCAGCAGCTTCTTCACTTCCTTGCAGCCGCCACAACCGGTCTCGGTAACTAGGCAAATCTCATCGTCGCTCATGGCTTCAGCCTCCTGATAATATCAACCCCATCTTTTATAATGTCTACTATCTCCTCTCTTGGACAGTTGAGCCAGGATGGGATACAAAGAATCCTGGAGGCGATGTCCTCGGTGATGGGGAGCTTGCCCGCCCAATCGTAGCCTGAGGTCTGGAGGTGCGTCGGCTTGTAGTAGGCCTTGACCTCCAGGCCCTGGGAGACAGCGTAATCGTAGAGGCCGTCCCTCTGCTTCTTCGTGTCCACGAGCATGCCGATGACCTGGTGGTTGCTCTCCCCCTGCTGGAACTGGAAGCTGGGAAACTTCATCTTGTAGTAATCATACGTCGCCTGCTTCCATTCCAGTATCTCAGGCAACTTCTTCAAGTTCTCCAACGCGATGATGGCGTGCGGTTCGGACAGCCGGGAGATGAGGTCCCGCGTCATGGTGTACGCTTTCCCGAACTTGGGAGAATTGGTCAGTATGATGCCCCCCTCGCAGCCGGTGATGAGCTTGGACGGCGATAAGGAGAGCACCGAGGCCATGCCGATGTGCCTGAACCTCTGCCCCAACGAGTGCGCTCTGTCGTAGAAGATGGGCACGGGGGACTGGGCGGCGAACTGAGCACCGAACGTATCGACCGCTAACGCGAAGGCCGGTCCCTTGCCCATAGGGTACTCTTTGACACACCATGAGTCGTAATCGATGTCCATGTAGTACACCGGACAGCCCTGGGCGTTGATGGCGGCGATGGTGGAGTTCCAGGTGAACGACGAGGTGAACCCGATGACCATCTGGTCCCTGGACTCCTTTATCCTCCGGTCCCTCTCTCCAAGCATGGCGACCTGCGCACCGGCCAAAGCGGCTATCAGGCCTTGCGAGCAGGACGAGCACGTAATGGCCATGTCCGCTCCACTAATCTTGGCCACCTTCTCCTCCAACTTCCTGTTGTACTCCCCATTGGACAAGTGCCCATTCATTAGCACTTCCTTGATTGTTCCTGAAGCAGCCTCTGCGGAAGCCTCATCCATGGCCGGATTGGCGAATGGTATCCTGAAATCGCTCATACTCTCCCCTCTTTCTTCCACCATCTCACAAAGTTGACGTAACCGTAGACCTTGGCATCTTTCGCGTTCTTGCAGGC is a genomic window containing:
- a CDS encoding DegT/DnrJ/EryC1/StrS family aminotransferase → MSDFRIPFANPAMDEASAEAASGTIKEVLMNGHLSNGEYNRKLEEKVAKISGADMAITCSSCSQGLIAALAGAQVAMLGERDRRIKESRDQMVIGFTSSFTWNSTIAAINAQGCPVYYMDIDYDSWCVKEYPMGKGPAFALAVDTFGAQFAAQSPVPIFYDRAHSLGQRFRHIGMASVLSLSPSKLITGCEGGIILTNSPKFGKAYTMTRDLISRLSEPHAIIALENLKKLPEILEWKQATYDYYKMKFPSFQFQQGESNHQVIGMLVDTKKQRDGLYDYAVSQGLEVKAYYKPTHLQTSGYDWAGKLPITEDIASRILCIPSWLNCPREEIVDIIKDGVDIIRRLKP